The Cydia amplana chromosome 19, ilCydAmpl1.1, whole genome shotgun sequence genome includes a window with the following:
- the LOC134657083 gene encoding uncharacterized protein LOC134657083: MSQISLRHLHRGPTTTLIFTIVRIEGDPVSISYDHTITVDNLIQASVKFEYIKCTFVPYVRMKKMEGVYNSPVPVTIQSDGFKEQFFCSDYWIEVKLNPFVHTSAGRTNFKCSNTSYSDRAHDITATCYIIEINVTVQAIIPTGFLPRKELYEDTESMDFQLHTKDGTVAVHKAVLFLHSDMFKMMLTNNWKESNEGQINMDGITVQTLKHLKDYMYLGILPEEGLEPLLQVAAHYFMDKLRADCSAKLVESVNSENINRLIALGCEFNIPELVRGLIFRIPDSIVNDMNYLKIDKSNDKVVEEN, encoded by the exons ATGTCTCAAAT aTCTTTGCGACATTTACACCGCGGTCCAACCACTACACTAATCTTTACAATTGTACGGATCGAAGGAGACCCTGTTTCAATATCATATGATCACACTATTACCGTTGATAACTTGATACAGGCTTCTGTAAAATTTGAGTACATAAAATGCACGTTTGTACCGTATGTAAGAATGAAGAAAATGGAAGGTGTATACAATTCTCCAGTTCCAGTTACAATACAAAGTGACGGATTTAAAGAACAGTTTTTTTGCTCTGACTACTggattgaagtaaagttgaacCCATTTGTACATACTTCAGCAGGAAGAACTAATTTTAAATGTAGCAACACAAGTTATTCGGACAGGGCACATGATATTACCGCAACTTGTTACATCATTGAAATAAATGTTACCGTGCAAGCCATAATACCAACAGGTTTTTTGCCAAGAAAAGAACTCTATGAAGATACAGAGTCTATGGATTTTCAACTGCATACAAAAGATGGCACAGTGGCAGTACACAAGGCAGTACTGTTCCTTCACAGCGACATGTTCAAAATGATGTTGACAAATAACTGGAAGGAATCTAATGAAGGTCAGATTAATATGGACGGTATCACTGTCCAGACGCTTAAACACCTGAAGGACTACATGTACTTGGGTATTCTGCCAGAAGAAGGCCTGGAGCCGCTGCTGCAGGTTGCTGCACACTACTTCATGGACAAGTTGAGAGCCGATTGCTCGGCTAAGCTAGTAGAATCGGTGAATTCAGAGAACATCAATAGACTTATTGCTCTGGGTTGCGAGTTTAATATACCAGAATTGGTGAGAGGTCTTATATTTAGAATTCCAGATAGTATTGTTAATGATATGAATTACTTGAAAATTGATAAGTCAAATGACAAAGTCGTAGAGGAAAActga
- the LOC134657054 gene encoding peptidyl-tRNA hydrolase 2, mitochondrial-like, producing the protein MELNISFLSGLGCGLCLGLSLFALRKYLGVFSNASKAVETIKKFKSRSEYKLVLVVRTDLQMSKGKIAAQCGHASVGAFEKAQRKDPEGLEQWQMTGQAKIALKTDSVDEIKKLAEKAKKMGVVTSMIRDAGRTQIAANSITVLGVGPAPKDVIDEITGHLKLL; encoded by the exons ATGGAACTGAATATTTCTTTCCTGTCCGGGTTGGGTTGCGGTCTTTGCCTAGGCCTGTCCCTGTTTGCTCTTAGGAAATATCTAGGAGTATTTTCCAACGCCAGCAAAGCCGTAGAAACTATTAAGAAG TTCAAATCCAGGTCCGAATACAAACTCGTACTAGTAGTCCGAACAGACTTGCAGATGTCCAAAGGTAAAATAGCCGCTCAATGTGGCCATGCGTCAGTAGGAGCCTTTGAAAAGGCTCAGCGGAAGGACCCAGAGGGCTTAGAGCAGTGGCAGATGACCGGTCAAGCCAAGATAGCCTTAAAAACAGACTCCgttgatgaaataaaaaagttagCAGAGAAAGCGAAGAAAATGGGAGTAGTTACTTCAATGATCAGAGATGCCGGGCGCACTCAGATTGCGGCCAATTCTATAACTGTTCTAGGAGTAGGGCCAGCACCTAAAGACGTTATTGATGAAATCACTGGACACTTGAAACTTCTGTGA
- the LOC134657182 gene encoding basic proline-rich protein-like: CSVLLRFDGRPQEAYSHAYQFVCKNSCSSGINRRSIDIIFTLEDHTGQVYGRQTVGARVCACPRRDKHKDESAAPLQPAPTNKRRARDPPAPAPAGKKVKIEPDDVLVLPPPAPTTSSKRRARDPPAPAPAGKKVKIEPDDVLVLPPPAPTTSSKRRARDPPAPAPAGKKVKIEPDDVLVLPPPAPTTSSKRRARDPPAPAPAGKKVKIEPDDVLVLPPPAPTTSSKRRARDPPAPAPAGKKVKIEPDDVLVLPPVSHTVNSSTRTRAPRYSPPPPPAASAAPGTRPPRRPPGKRSR, encoded by the exons TGTTCCGTATTATTGCGCTTCGACGGCCGCCCGCAGGAGGCCTACTCGCACGCCTACCAGTTTGTGTGCAAGAATTCCTGCTCCAGTGGGATCAATAGACGGTCTATTGACATTATCTTCACGCTTGAGGATCATAC GGGCCAGGTGTACGGGCGGCAGACGGTGGGCGCGCGCGTGTGCGCGTGTCCGCGCCGCGATAAGCACAAGGACGAGAGCGCCGCGCCGCTACAGCCCGCCCCCACCAACAAGCGCCGCGCCAGGGACCCGCCCGCCCCGGCGCCCGCCGGGAAAAAGGTCAAGATAGAACCCGACGACGTGCTGGTGCTGCCGCCG CCCGCCCCCACCACCAGCAGCAAGCGCCGCGCCAGGGACCCGCCCGCCCCGGCGCCCGCCGGGAAAAAGGTCAAGATAGAACCCGACGACGTGCTGGTGCTGCCGCCG CCCGCCCCCACCACCAGCAGCAAGCGCCGCGCCAGGGACCCGCCCGCCCCGGCGCCCGCCGGGAAAAAGGTCAAGATAGAACCCGACGACGTGCTGGTGCTGCCGCCG CCCGCCCCCACCACCAGCAGCAAGCGCCGCGCCAGGGACCCGCCCGCCCCGGCGCCCGCCGGGAAAAAGGTCAAGATAGAACCCGACGACGTGCTGGTGCTGCCGCCG CCCGCCCCCACCACCAGCAGCAAGCGCCGCGCCAGGGACCCGCCCGCCCCGGCGCCCGCCGGGAAAAAGGTCAAGATAGAACCCGACGACGTGCTGGTGCTGCCGCCGGTGAGTCACACGGTCAACTCAAGCACAAGGACGAGAGCGCCGCGTTACAGCCCGCCCCCACCACCAGCAGCAAGCGCCGCGCCAGGGACCCGCCCGCCCCGGCGCCCGCCGGGAAAAAGGTCAAGATAG
- the LOC134656963 gene encoding cellular tumor antigen p53-like encodes MPNVPNVEDMMPVSPRGPPARTTFPGGLNFTVEINAADTNRKKYLYSHQLNRIYVDMKTNFPIQFRWDFERAGSPMFVRATTIFSDDAQSEKRVERCLQHTHESANAGIDPTIVQNVLHSSAAAGTLGVYYCGAPGLPDAWYSVLLRFDGRPQEAYSHAYQFVCKNSCSSGINRRSIDIIFTLEDHT; translated from the exons ATGCCCAATGTGCCAAACGTTGAGGACATGATGCCG GTCTCGCCTCGAGGTCCACCGGCGCGTACCACGTTCCCCGGAGGCCTGAACTTCACCGTCGAGATTAATGCTGCTGACACCAACCGCAAGAAGTActta TACTCGCACCAGCTGAACCGCATCTATGTGGACATGAAGACCAACTTCCCAATCCAGTTCCGATGGGACTTCGAGCGAGCTGGCAGCCCTATGTTCGTGCGGGCCACCACCATCTTCTCTGATGATGCGCAGTCTGAAAAGAGGGTTGAGAGGTGTCTGCAGCACACACATGAGAGCGCCAATGCTG GCATAGACCCGACCATAGTGCAGAACGTGCTGCactcgtcggcggcggcgggtaCGCTGGGCGTATACTACTGCGGCGCCCCGGGTCTGCCCGACGCGTGGTACTCCGTTCTGCTGCGCTTCGACGGCCGCCCTCAGGAGGCCTACTCGCACGCCTACCAGTTTGTCTGCAAGAATTCCTGCTCCAGCGGGATCAATAGACGGTCTATTGACATTATCTTCACGCTTGAGGATCATACgtga